The DNA window ACGACACAGTCAATCGGCGAGTCCGATGATTTGAGCCGCTCGAGTGCAGCCTGAGCGGTCGATTCGGTCACTACTTCGAATCGAGTGGGTTCGTGGGGTGCTCGAGTGTCAGGCAGATCCAGGGTATCCGATTTCGTATTCACGTACAAAACCCGGATCGAATCAGACATTGGTCAGCCAATATACAGGCACTGTTAAAAATATACCCATCAATCGTTCGTGATACAGTGCAGGTACGTGGCAGAAGGGTATCGAAGTTCACGTGGTCTACCCAGTGAACTGCCTCCAGTGGCCGGCTTAGCGTTCAATCTCGACCGCGCGGTCGCTGTCGGCGCTCTCGTAGATTGCATCGATGACTTCCATGTTCGCAATTGCCTCTGCCCCATCCGTTCGTGGCTGGCTGCCAGTCTCGACACACTCGACGAAGTGCTCGATCTCGAGACGGTACTGATCGACCGGATCGAACGTCTCGACGGCGTGGCGGCCATCGATTTTGTGCTCGAGTTCGACGGAGCCGCTACCGGGGTTGAAACCGTCGTCGGCTTCGATCCAGCCGTTGTTCGCTTCGATGCGATAGCGCTGGATGTGGGTCGTATCGAAACCACAGGCGATGCGGGCGGAGGCCTCGTCGTACTCGAGGATGGCGGCGAGTTCGGTGTCGACGCCGCTGTCTTTGGTGTCTGTCGTGTAGGCGTAGGCGCTGTCGGGTTCGCCAAGGACTTGCCGAGCGAACGAAAGCGGATAGCAGCCGACGTCCATCAGGCTGCCGCCGGACAGGTCCGGTGAGAGGCGGATATTGTCCAGGTCGTCGAACAGGCCGAACTTGAACGAGGCCGTCACCGAGCGAATGTCCTCGAGTTCCTCGTCGGCGAGTTCGAGGGCGCGTTCGGTTCGCGGATGGTACTGGTACATGAACGCCTCCATCAGGACCACGTCTCGGTCGGCGCAGTACTCGACGACCTCGCGGGCTTCAGCCGCGTCGACGGTCAGTGGCTTCTCACAGAGGACGTGGATGCCAGCATCAGCCGCCTTTTTCGTCCACTCTGCATGAAGTGCGTTCGGCAGCGGGATGTAGACCGCGTCGACGCCAGCATTCTCGAGGAGGTCCTCATACCCTTCATACACCGTCTCGATGCCGTGTTCGTCAGCGACGGCCTGTGCGTCCGCTGCATTGCGGGAGGCGATAGCCGTCACGTTGTGCTCGGTCGGCTCGATTCCCGGAAGGAACGATCCCTGTGCGATGCCTGCCGTGCTGAGAACGCCAAAATCCATGGTAGGGCATTGCTGAATGCGCTATAAATAACTAGCCGGTCCACACGTCGAGCCGTATTCGGGCTATGCTACCCAGCCGATGGCGTTGCGCAGCAGCGTCCGGAAACTGTCGTTTTGCAGCGCCTCGTCCGTGTGGCCGAGCGAAATGTAACAGACGCGACCGTCACCCTCGGTTCGAGTCCACGCGATTGGGTACTCCTCGAGGTCGGGGTGGTCCATGCGGGCGAGAATCGTCAGGTCGCTGTCCTCGCCCTCGTCAACATCCAACTGGTACGGTTCGTCGAAAATCTGGAAGTCCTCGACGCCTTCGGTGACTGGGTGGTCCTCGAGGATGTCGACGCCAAACTCGGACTCCTCGGGGTGGGTGAGGAAGTGGCCGCCGATCAGTTCGCGCAGTTCAGGCACGGGTTCGTCACGCGTGTCGAGCAGGTCGTCGGGGTCGTCGGGAGCCGTGCTCATCAGATCCGCGCCGCAGTGAAGCGGGAGGTAGCCGCCGCCGTTGTGGACAAACGAGAGCACGCTCTCGAGTTGGTCCTCGGAGAGGTCGCTGTCGGTCAGATAGTCGATTACGACGTCGTACTCGGAGAGATCACAGAGGGCGTCGCGGTCGGTCGTCGTCGTGACGTCTGCGGCGTCGCCGATAGCGGCGGCCAGTTCGGGTCCTTTCTCGTCAATTGAGTGAAATGGAAACGTCGTCTCGCCGATCAGGAGTGCCGTCGTGTCGGTCATATCGGTCCGGTTGTCGCCGACTGCCAAGTAGTTTGATACCGAGCGCCATCGCGTATCATCGTACTGACCCGTCAGACGCATGCCGGACCGGTAAGAGCGTTCTCGTTGTATGGTCCCATAATGTCCGTCTCAGACCGCTTGCGTCAGTTGCGACCCGATACCGAGACGACTGATCCCCTCGATTCGGACGAGCGCCGTTCGAGCGCCGACCACGTCGTCGCTGCGACCGCTCGAGGCGTTCAGGCGGGGTTCGTCGCGACGCTGATTATGACGGCGTTCCGGTTGCCGATCCTCCGCTCACTCCCGCCGTCGGCGAACTTCTGGTCGCAGTACGTTTCAGGCGGTGACCCGGACAATCACCCGTTTGCAGGCTTGGTCTTACACTTTATTTACGGCATTCAGGCCGGAGCAATCTTCGGCGGGCTTTTTGCGCTGCAAGACGCTGAGCGCTCGATCGAACCCGAACAGCGCGGGCTCGTTTGGGGGTCAGTCTACGGCATGGCCCTATCGGCGTTTGGGTCTCAGATCATGCTCAAGGAAATGCTCGATATCCGACTCGAGGCGAACGAACTTGCGCTGTTTCACGCGGGCCATCTCGTCTATGGACTTGCACTCGGCGCGTGGGTCGGTTCCCGGACGGAGGGTGTCGACGACCCCGAAGACGAGTACGAGTACGACGACGGCAACTGACGACTGCGCCGGTCAATTTTAACACTACTCGAGTCCAAGTTACCAAGCGTTAACAGCGGTATTACGAACAGCTGATCTCGCTCATAACAACCTGTTTAGGCCGGTAGCGATGGAATTGAGGTATGGAACTCGGCGTCGTTATCGGCGTGGTTGTTATCGGGTTCGTCCACGGCGTGTTGCCGGACCACGGCTGGCCTATTGCGGCGACGTACGCGCTCAACCGCCAGCGCCGGTTGCTGTACGGGTTCGTCGCTGCCTTGATTCTCGGCGTAGGACATCTCATCAGCAGCGTCGTCCTCGTCCTCGCATACTTCTGGTTCAGCGCGTTCGCCGATTTCGCGGAGGGGCCGTGGATGCGCTATATCGCCGGCACGTTGTTGATTCTGCTCGGCATTCACGAGTACCGACACGGGGGACACGGGAACGTGGGTCACGGACACGATCACAGCCACGAGGACGACCCCGATCATGGACACGGCCATGGGGACCACGACCACGGTCAGAAGCACGGCCACAGCCATGACCATGACCTCGGTCACGACCACCACAGCAGCCACGATCACGACGACTACAACAACCACAGTCACGGCCACGACCACAACGCCAAACCCGACGATCGCGGCCTCCTCGAGCGCCTTCGGTCGTTTCTCCCAGGCGGCGGCCACCAGCATCTCACCGAGGAACACGCCGAGCGCGGGCTGACCGCACTGGGCGTGACTGCCCTGCTGCTTGGCTTTGCCCACGAGGAGCCGATTCAGATTCTGGCGATCTGTGTCGGGACTGAGGCCTGCCTCGAGTTGATGCTCATTTACTCACTCGCGGTTATCGTCGCCATCGTCATCCCAACGCTCCTGTTGATCGCGGGCTACGAACACCATCGCGAGCGCGTCGAGCGAATCACGCCATACCTGCCGACGATTACGGCAGTTGTCCTCGTTGGGATGGGGCTGGCGTTCATCAGTGGTCTCATTTGAGGGGTGCAGGTCGTTACTCGAGGACGTCTGCACTCGTGAGATTTTGAACATCCTCCTCGAGTCGGCCGGCATACTCGAGGCGGAGTTCACGGGCATCAGCTTGCGTCACGAATTGGCGGCCGTCGATTCGGCTGGCGATTGGGTGGTAGTTTTCGATATCGAAGCCCATTCGCTCGAGGTAGGCGGCGACTCCTGTCGCATCGAGTCCGATGTCGATAGCCGTCTCCGTGAGCTGTGAGACGATTGCAGCCCGGGGCAAGGCGACCTCGGCGTTCGTGACGTGCCCGACAGTGATGTCGTCGGCACTGCCTGCGGCGACTGAGGACGACGACGTGGCGTATCGGCCAACGTGGACGTGGCCGCGGGCGACTCGCTCGAGGATGGCCTCGAGATCGGCTGCCAGCCGGCAGAGTTGACTGGGGAGTGCTGTATCCGGTAGTCGCCACTCGAGCATGCTCGAGTTGGTGCGTGAGTCCGCGGCGGGAGTGAACGCAATTGGCCACTCGATGGCTGCCGCGTCGGACGGATCGCTCGAGTTCGCCGGCGAAGCGGCGTCTGCGAGACTGTCGATGTACTCGAACGCGCGCGCTCCCGTCGGGATTCCGTGATGTGTTCGATAGCCGTGAGCACGCGCACTGTTTGCGACACGATTACCTCGACAATATGGGGCGGAACTGACCAACGCCAGCGCGGGCGTCAACGCAAGAAGCGTGTTCCACTGCTCGCACCCATTGCGCGCGTCGAACCGGAGGCGCGCACCAGCGCTTGCGGGCACCGAGTCAGTGCTCGAGGCGTCCTGCCCGTGCTTGCTCACTGGCCCGTTGTTGATCGGCGTCGCAAGCGGGACGAGCCGTCGATCCAACGTCGCTGCGGTCGCACAGACACTGGAGAAGCGATCAGCGATCGGGCTGCTCGCAGCCGACGGTGCGGACTCG is part of the Natronolimnobius sp. AArcel1 genome and encodes:
- a CDS encoding Gfo/Idh/MocA family protein; this translates as MDFGVLSTAGIAQGSFLPGIEPTEHNVTAIASRNAADAQAVADEHGIETVYEGYEDLLENAGVDAVYIPLPNALHAEWTKKAADAGIHVLCEKPLTVDAAEAREVVEYCADRDVVLMEAFMYQYHPRTERALELADEELEDIRSVTASFKFGLFDDLDNIRLSPDLSGGSLMDVGCYPLSFARQVLGEPDSAYAYTTDTKDSGVDTELAAILEYDEASARIACGFDTTHIQRYRIEANNGWIEADDGFNPGSGSVELEHKIDGRHAVETFDPVDQYRLEIEHFVECVETGSQPRTDGAEAIANMEVIDAIYESADSDRAVEIER
- a CDS encoding ThuA domain-containing protein — its product is MTDTTALLIGETTFPFHSIDEKGPELAAAIGDAADVTTTTDRDALCDLSEYDVVIDYLTDSDLSEDQLESVLSFVHNGGGYLPLHCGADLMSTAPDDPDDLLDTRDEPVPELRELIGGHFLTHPEESEFGVDILEDHPVTEGVEDFQIFDEPYQLDVDEGEDSDLTILARMDHPDLEEYPIAWTRTEGDGRVCYISLGHTDEALQNDSFRTLLRNAIGWVA
- a CDS encoding DUF6789 family protein, whose translation is MSVSDRLRQLRPDTETTDPLDSDERRSSADHVVAATARGVQAGFVATLIMTAFRLPILRSLPPSANFWSQYVSGGDPDNHPFAGLVLHFIYGIQAGAIFGGLFALQDAERSIEPEQRGLVWGSVYGMALSAFGSQIMLKEMLDIRLEANELALFHAGHLVYGLALGAWVGSRTEGVDDPEDEYEYDDGN
- a CDS encoding ABC transporter permease; amino-acid sequence: MELGVVIGVVVIGFVHGVLPDHGWPIAATYALNRQRRLLYGFVAALILGVGHLISSVVLVLAYFWFSAFADFAEGPWMRYIAGTLLILLGIHEYRHGGHGNVGHGHDHSHEDDPDHGHGHGDHDHGQKHGHSHDHDLGHDHHSSHDHDDYNNHSHGHDHNAKPDDRGLLERLRSFLPGGGHQHLTEEHAERGLTALGVTALLLGFAHEEPIQILAICVGTEACLELMLIYSLAVIVAIVIPTLLLIAGYEHHRERVERITPYLPTITAVVLVGMGLAFISGLI
- a CDS encoding glutamate--cysteine ligase, with product MQLRLAADYWVVDRDGELVSATPLIDAAAQAGISHGPADALVTVKGPLESAPSAASSPIADRFSSVCATAATLDRRLVPLATPINNGPVSKHGQDASSTDSVPASAGARLRFDARNGCEQWNTLLALTPALALVSSAPYCRGNRVANSARAHGYRTHHGIPTGARAFEYIDSLADAASPANSSDPSDAAAIEWPIAFTPAADSRTNSSMLEWRLPDTALPSQLCRLAADLEAILERVARGHVHVGRYATSSSSVAAGSADDITVGHVTNAEVALPRAAIVSQLTETAIDIGLDATGVAAYLERMGFDIENYHPIASRIDGRQFVTQADARELRLEYAGRLEEDVQNLTSADVLE